In Salvelinus alpinus chromosome 22, SLU_Salpinus.1, whole genome shotgun sequence, one genomic interval encodes:
- the LOC139549008 gene encoding TRPM8 channel-associated factor homolog, producing the protein MTQTSMSREEAYTALMRGVKELDLSGPNIPSNLVLIGDQAFPLAMNTCGQVLMAASFYGRGRVVVLGHEGYLTAFPTLVENALTWLTGSSCDSTTVGVHQSCKAVADNLSHSSLQPKVGGFCEGLGVYVTDAYCVGPEVKELVGFLKVGGGLLIAGQACSWAEEHPKQNTLLGFPGNKVSSVAGIYFSEHLGELGTLPVPPQIPSNWLAVAIGKDFKDDLEFLLEGVTEFDIQGESIFSEVLVHGPLAFPIGTTKDCRAFLAGAYYGQGRVIVISHEGFLGREQMSPFMLNAVRWLDEGRNGLVGVLPQLGAAHTLLRKSGLRCEKSGFRKELSVYVCTSYSDAQADEIQDFVAEGGGLLIGGHAWYWAQTNPGHNTMTEYPGNHILNKMGLSLMENTLDTGCYKAPVPGQTCSEGFHFRHLLRRFAGHVTQGETLTEHEEAGLKKLGSDCANYLHMRAHDCASYTSVLAMLTDVLKETGIPQVCHSCPVISAKDHLLLNVGAQVYKVCQDPDALLPYLIKDQPMMPALSNARVRINCNTAGGEEWLSTGLFLSPGMRTYMAMPPQIVNQGWKVQIGCQTDNIGNSNELRRAPVVHERFPIDSEMMQVWNLWGGLLYLIAPPKTQVEGLEVIIQGAVPAPYYKTGMTTPADWAVLRNAPSPWAEMEFENVILTVHSDVVRGLDRPDLVAALWDDIMRGVADLASVPAKFPRKERFVADVQISYGFMHAGYPIMIHSSSAPDLVNPVAARSSGLWGAIHELGHNQQRRVWEFPSHTTECTCNLWSVYVHEEVLGVKRDQAHPNMALANRQSRAEGYAKGGRNLASWDMWVALETYMQLQDQFGWDAFKKVFAAYHTMQNVPNDNQGKMNLYAETFSLTVNRNLAPFFKAWGWPIEPATEEKLSNMPVWSDHPMTQYG; encoded by the exons ATGACCCAAACCAGCATGTCCCGTGAGGAGGCCTACACTGCCCTGATGAGGGGGGTCAAGGAGCTGGACCTCAGCGGGCCAAACATACCCAGCAACTTAGTACTGATCGGCGACCAAGCCTTCCCGCTGGCCATGAACACCTGTGGCCAGGTCCTGATGGCTGCCTCATTCTACGGCCGAGGCCGGGTGGTGGTGCTGGGCCACGAGGGCTACCTCACCGCCTTTCCTACCCTAGTGGAGAATGCCCTCACCTGGCTGACAGGCTCCTCCTGTGACAGCACTACTGTGGGCGTCCACCAGAGCTGTAAGGCCGTAGCCGACAACCTCAGCCACTCCAGCCTCCAACCCAAGGTGGGGGGcttctgcgagggcctgggagtGTATGTCACAGATGCGTACTGCGTGGGCCCAGAGGTGAAGGAGCTGGTGGGGTTCCTGAAGGTGGGGGGCGGGCTGCTGATTGCTGGTCAGGCGTGTAGCTGGGCGGAGGAACACCCCAAACAGAACACCCTGCTGGGTTTCCCTGGGAACAAGGTTTCCAGTGTGGCTGGCATCTACTTCTCGGAGCACCTTGGGGAGCTGGGTACTCTCCCTGTGCCTCCACAGATCCCTTCCAACTGGCTGGCTGTGGC GATAGGCAAGGACTTCAAGGATGATCTGGAGTTCCTGCTGGAGGGCGTGACTGAGTTTGATATCCAGGGCGAGTCTATTTTCTCAGAGGTGCTGGTACACGGCCCTCTCGCATTCCCCATCGGCACCACAAAGGACTGCAGGGCCTTTCTGGCCGGGGCATACTACGGCCAGGGCCGAGTCATCGTGATCTCCCACGAGGGATTCTTGGGCCGAGAGCAGATGTCCCCCTTCATGCTCAATGCCGTGCGCTGGTTAGACGAGGGCCGTAACGGCTTGGTAGGCGTCCTGCCCCAGCTCGGCGCCGCCCACACCCTGCTGAGGAAGTCTGGCCTGCGCTGTGAGAAGAGCGGCTTCAGGAAGGAGCTCAGCGTCTACGTCTGCACCTCCTACAGCGACGCCCAGGCCGATGAAATCCAGGACTTTGTGGCCGAGGGCGGGGGTCTGCTGATCGGGGGTCACGCCTGGTACTGGGCCCAGACAAATCCGGGCCACAACACCATGACAGAGTACCCAGGCAACCACATCCTCAACAAGATGGGCCTCAGCCTGATGGAGAACACTCTGGACACAGGCTGCTACAAGGCCCCAGTCCCGGGTCAGACCTGCTCTGAGGGCTTCCACTTCCGCCACCTGCTGCGCCGCTTTGCCGGCCACGTGACCCAGGGCGAGACGCTGACGGAGCATGAGGAGGCGGGTCTGAAGAAGCTTGGCAGCGACTGCGCCAATTACCTGCACATGCGGGCGCACGACTGTGCCTCGTACACCTCGGTGCTGGCCATGCTCACTGACGTGCTGAAGGAGACGGGCATCCCCCAGGTGTGCCACAGCTGCCCGGTGATAAGCGCCAAGGACCATCTGCTGCTCAATGTTGGCGCGCAGGTGTACAAGGTGTGCCAGGACCCAGATGCCCTACTGCCTTACCTGATCAAGGACCAGCCAATGATGCCCGCCTTGTCCAATGCCAGGGTTAGGATCAACTGTAATACAGCAG gaggagaggagtggctcAGCACTGGTCTGTTCCTTTCCCCTGGGATGAGGACGTACATGGCCATGCCACCACAAATCGTCAACCAGGGCTGGAAG GTCCAGATAGGCTGTCAGACTGACAACATTGGGAATTCGAACGAGCTGAGGCGAGCGCCAGTGGTTCATGAGCGCTTCCCCATAGACTCAGAGATGATGCAGGTGTGGAACCTGTGGGGCGGTCTCCTCTATCTCATCGCCCCTCCTAAGACCCAGGTGGAGGGGTTGGAGGTCATCATTCAGGGGGCTGTGCCGGCCCCCTACTACAAGACTG GCATGACCACACCTGCAGACTGGGCAGTTCTGCGGAACGCCCCTtccccctgggcagagatggagtTTGAGAACGTCATCCTGACCGTCCACTCTGACGTGGTCCGAGGTCTGGATCGGCCTGACCTGGTGGCAGCTCTCTGGGATGACATCATGAGGGGGGTAGCTGACCTGGCCTCCGTCCCCGCCAAGTTCCCCCGCAAGGAGCGCTTTGTGGCCGACGTCCAGATTTCCTATG GCTTCATGCATGCAGGCTACCCTATCATGATACATTCCTCCTCCGCCCCAGACCTGGTGAACCCTGTGGCAGCCCGCAGCTCGGGCCTGTGGGGAGCAATCCACGAGCTGGGCCACAACCAGCAGAGACGAGTCTGGGAGTTCCCCTCACACACCACTGAGTGCACATGTAACCTGTGGTCCGTGTACGTGCACGAGGAGGTGTTGGGGGTGAAACGGGATCAGGCCCACCCCAACATGGCGCTGGCCAACCGACAGAGCCGTGCCGAGGGGTACGCTAAAGGGGGCAGGAATCTGGCCAGCTGGGACATGTGGGTGGCACTGGAGACCTACATGCAG CTCCAGGACCAGTTTGGCTGGGACGCCTTCAAGAAGGTGTTTGCTGCCTACCACACCATGCAGAACGTGCCCAATGACAACCAGGGAAAGATGAACCTGTATGctgagaccttctcccttacggTCAATAGGAACCTGGCTCCCTTCTTCAAGGCCTGGGGCTGGCCCATTGAGCCCGCTACAGAGGAAAAGCTCTCTAACATGCCGGTGTGGAGTGACCACCCTATGACACAGTATGGCTGA